A segment of the Chryseobacterium scophthalmum genome:
ATTCTTGCGGTATTCTGATATCGGAAGAGCCTATTACCAACTTTACTGCACTAGAAATGCCACCTAAAGGTTTTCCTATTGTTCAGTTTGATATGCACACTGCTGAAGATATTGGGTTTGAAAAGTTTGACATACTTTCCCAAAGAGGGCTCGGAACCATAAAAGATACGGTAGAACTCCTCGAAAAAAAAAAAGGAATCATAATAGATATTAAAGATACAACCTTATCTAAAAATGAAGCAAAATGCAATGATTACCTGAGCATAGGCAAAACGATTGGCTGTTTTTATGTAGAAAGTCCTGCTATGCGGGGTTTGCTCAGGAGATTAAAATGTGGAGACTATAAAACACTTGTTGCGGCATCCTCGATTATCCGTCCCGGAGTTGCACAGAGCGGAATGATGAAGGAGTATATTTTCCGGCATAATAATCCTACAAAATTTGAATATTTCCATCAGGTCTTTAAGGATGAATTAGGAGAAACATATGGTATTATGGTCTATCAGGAAGATGTGATCAAAATAGCCTTGCACTTTGGCGGATTATCAGCTCCGGATGGAGATGTTTTAAGAAGAGCCATGAGTGGTAAAGGGCGATCTCTATCCGCATTGCAGAAAGTCAAAGATCATTTTTTCGAATCCTGTAAAGAATTGGGGCATCCTGAGCAACTATCAATGGAAGTATACCGACAGATCGAGTCATTTGCAGGATACTCATTTTGTAAAGCACACTCAGCATCCTATGCGGTAGAAAGTTATCAGAGCTTATATCTGAAAGTGTATTACCCAATTGAATTTATGGTGTGTGCTATTAACAACGGGGGTGGATTTTACCGAACTGAAGTATATATTCACGAAGCAAAAATGTCTGGAGCAACCATTAACAATCCATGTATCAATCTCAGTGAATATCAAACAACAGTCTATGGAACAGATGTTTATTTAGGACTCATGCATATTGAGAAAATAGAAGGGAAAATTTCGCAGATGATTCCCGAAGAGAGACAAAATAATGGGGAGTATACCTCTTTAGAAAACTTTATTAAAAGAATTCCTATTGGAATTGAAACGCTGCAGATTTTGATTTTCATCGGTGCATTTAGATTTACAGGGAAGCAAAAACATGAGCTCTTGATTGAAGCAAGATTTTTTTTTGGGAATGATCAGTCTGCATTCAGACACCCTACCTTACTAGATGAGCCTCAAAAAGAATACAAACTTCCTACAATTATCAGAAACAAATTTGAAGATGCTTTCGATGAAATAGAAATTCTTGGTTTTCCTGTATCGTTCAGTCCTTTTGATCTGTTACAAACCAAATACCGTGGGACTGTAATGGCTAAAGATTTGGTAAAGCATCATAAAAAGCAGATCAAAATGCTGGCTTATTTAATTTCCAGAAAACACGTTCCTACCAAACGGGGAGCGATGTTCTTCGGAACCTGGATTGATACCGAAGGAGAATATTTTGACACAGCCCATTTCCCGAATTGTCTTGCAGAATATCCTTTTCAAGGAGGAGGTTGTTATCTATTATTAGGAACAGTAGAAGTAGACTTTCACTTTCCTACCCTCACGATTCACAAAATGGCTAAAATGCCTTTTATACCGGATCCAAGATATTCAATGGATAAAGAAAAATCTTTGGAAACTGCAAGAAGCCTTCATGAAGATATCAGTATGACACAAAGAAAACCCTACCCTCAGGAACAAGAGATTAATTTGCCAAGACATAAAATGAAGTTATAATTAAGATATTACAATTTCAATTCTCAGAAATAAAACAGTTGAAGATGCTCAGAAAATACTTCTTACATATCTTCTTCTATAGAAAAAAATTGCCTCTGAATTAGCAGAGATAAAATCAAAACTCATTAATCCAACTTAAATTTATTGAGATTCAAAATAAAAAAGAGCAGATAAATAATTATCTGCTCTTTTTATAAAGTATGTGGTTATTAATAGTAGTTACGCTATTTTAACGTTAACTGCATTAACACCTTTGTTTCCATTTTGTAAATCGAATGTTACGACATCATTTTCACGAATAGTATCTACTAAACCTGAAGTATGTACGAAAATGTCTTGACCACCTGTAGATGGAGTAATAAAACCAAATCCTTTAGTATCGTTAAAGAATTTTACTGTTCCTTGTTGCATTGTATATGTATTAAAAAAATTATTGTATTTTATTTTATAGGATAAATTATCCTTGTGCTTTGGTCTGAACCAAAACGATAATAATTTTTGAGAGAAAAATATGGATGAATAAAATTTAAGAGTGAAAATCGAACTTCTTAAAAGGTAGAACACCTAAAATGTTAATGACAAAATTGAGCTGCTGTTTTGATGTCTGAGAACTAATTTTAATTTTAATTCACATTATTCAGTTGCCTTATTATTTTACAAATATATGTTAAATAAATGACATATGCTATTATACTTCATGTATTTATAAATTTAATATTTTAAAATAGTCAATTACCCTACTGAACCAGATCTAAATTTGCATGATTATTTTCACATTAAGATAACTCCGTAAAACTATATAAATATAGTTTTGAGATCATATTAGCTATTTTACGGATAAGAGAACTTATATATCGTTTTATATATTGTTTAAAATCACCGTAAAGTTTCACTAACCTGCAACAGTAAATCATCAATGTCAAAAAGTTTAGGAATACAAAGAAATATATACGCGTTCATTAATTTCCAATTCCGGAGATGTTTATCGTATGTTTTTGAGAGAATGAGTCAATTAATAAAGTACTGATGCGAGTTGGTAAAGCAAGATTTAGATTCATTATTTGTTTTGATCCTCAAAAACAGTGATACAGAAAAGATGGGATTTGAACCTGAGAAGCAAATTCAATGATGGTTTAATATGCAAAAAGAGCTAAAAGAACCCACTCTCTTGAAAGGAAATATCATAGATCGTCTGTTTGGAAAAAAACTACAGAATAATAAATTTTAAATGCTATTTTTCCTTTTTGTTTTTTTTAGGAAAGTTCTCTATATCTGCCATTACAGAGGTTTTAAATACGTGGCGAAATCTGCAAGTTTATTACTTTTAGTTGCTAAGAATGAAATGATACCTATTAGCTATTAGAAACATAAAAACAGTATGAAATATTCAAAGTTTATCCTGTTAATTTGTCAAAACTAAGAAAAGGATCAATTCTTCGTAAAAGGTAAATTATTTCAAACAACTATTTCTTCGGTTTTGGTAATTTTCTTTTCCTCTTCATCCTATTTTCAAAATCCAGTTCTTCATAATCCTCACCATGATTTTCCGGTAATATACTACAGAATCCATCTACTTTAGGATCTGACTCATCATGTAAAAAACCAAACAACTCATGAAGTTTTTCAGAATGTAAAATTTCAAAATTATTTTGAGTCACCTCTATTTTCCCATCATCATTACTACTTTGTTTTTTCGGATTAACTCCCTCATTCCAAATTTGGTTAAAAGCATTAGCAGAAAACTCCTTGCCCAGTCGAGAACCATTCCAAACCGATTTAGACTGATGATCGATGAAAGTGATTCCGTATATTCGTCCGGACGTATTACGCCTGATTACAGTACTAATTCCCATTTCTTGGAGCTTATTTGTAAATTCAAGTTTCTTGGGTTTATTCTTCATTACCAAAGTCACAGTCTCTTTCAATTTTTCATTAAAAGAACTTGATTTCAAAGTTTCCTTTGATTTCAAAAAATGATTATTTAGAGCCTCAAACCCAGCATTCTTTCCAAATAAAGAAGATTTGAACGGTTGGCTCACTTTGTCACCTTTATCATTTAGAGCAAAATAAAAAAGTCCGTTCTTTCCAACTCCCTCTTCTGATTTTTCAACTTTCTCACAAGTAATATTAAACAGGGAAAGCAATGCATTATATTCCCCTAATGTCTGAAAGTGATAATAATTAGGAATATGTCGAATGACAGAAGCCAGTTGGCTTTTCAAATCTCCTACCTGATAATTTAACGGACTAAAAACCTTTTCATTTTGTAAGGATTCTTTATTTGTAGCGCTAATCAACTTATATTTTTTTTCCAATTCACGACAAATCTTCATGGATCTTCTTTTTTCAAATTTGTCTGATATTTTCTTTCCTTCTTGATTCACCCCAGTACTTACAATATGAATATGAGTACGATTAATATCTGTATGCTTAAACACAATAAAAGGTTGTTCGCCCAATCCCATTTCATCCATATATTCCTGAGCAATTTGTACAAATTTCTCATCAGAAACCTTGTCTTTGGGATCAGGATTAAGAGAAATATGCAATACCGTTTTCTCCGTATTCTTATTCGCAGCCAAATAAGGTTCAAAAGATTTTGATAACTGAGCAACAGTATATTTTCCATCCCTGGTCTCAATCATCTTATTCATAAATAAGATCTTCCCATTATCATTCTCTACCTTAAGCTGGTTATACGCTAAAGCACCGTACAAGTTATGTCCTCTTCCAATTTTAGCGATCATTCCTATTCATTTTTGAAGATAATTGTGATTAAACTCTTCAGTCAATTCAATAATTTTCTTGCAAAAGCTTGCCATTTCAGCAGTTTGTTTTTCCAATTTATATAGAAATGCAGCAGCTTTTTTTTCGGTGAAACGACTGTACAAAAGCTTAACTATCTGATTATAATTAATACCGACAGCGCGAAACTGGCTAAAAAGAGAAGTCAATCTCATATAAAAATCGGTAGTTCCTTTATCAATTTTCACTGACTTCATTTCCTTACTGAACAACAATGCAATGATAAATTTTGCTTTATTGTTCATTCCGGAAGCTTCAAAAAGGCTTAATAATTGAGCATTTTCTTCATCAGTCAACCGAAAAACGTGACGGTGAATACTGGGATTTGTTTTCGGATTTCTCCCACCTTTATTTTGTTTTACATTTTTCTTCTGTTCCATTTAATCGTAATTTATATTATAAAAAAAGCTGACTTCGGAAGTTTTTTCCAGCCCTCTGCAGGAGCAAGTTGTTTTGAGGCACAAAAAACAGTTATGAGGCACTCAAAACACAACTTGCTGTGTTCTTTCGAACACTGCAATCTGTCATCGAGACAGATCATTACATCCATCCTAAAAAGCTTTAGGTTTTCGTTTTTTCTTACTAAAAATTCATTTATAAACTCACAAGTCATTATATAAGCAGTTGGTTTACAAAGTAAAAGAGAGTTTATAAAAAATCAATCCCTGACGGTCTTACAAAATCCAACCTTTCACAGTCAAAGACAACCACTTCAATTGAACCATAAGAAAATGAAAGGTTCTTTGCACCAGAATTCTGTAGCGCAGTCTTTCAATGTTGTTGGAAGGAATGCAAAAAATCCAGATTGCCATCCTTCCTTCAATCTGTAATTCAGTAGTGCGGGAACTACAGAATTACAGATGGAATACAGTAAGAATCTATTGATAGATAGATAGATAGATAGATAGATAGATGGTAAAACTACTTGAAGACTTACCATCAAGAGAGCTTAACGTCATGATTACATGGTAATCTTCAAACATAATTGCACGATATCAAGAATGCAAGAATTACATCATGAAAAATAGACCGATAGCATTCCTGCTTGCCATCAAAAATTTACAACTTTAATTTTTTTATTATGAACACAAAAAAACAACCTTTGTTTATCGCTTTTTCATCACAAAAAGGAGGTGTAGGAAAAAGTACTTTTACGACACTTTTAGCGAGTATTTTACATTATCGATTAGGATATAATATTGCTGTATTTGACTCTGATTTTCCTCAGCATAGTTTAATGAAAATGAAAACCCGTGATCTTACAATGGTCATGGAAAATCAGCATTTAAAAAAGCTGGCTTACAAGCAATTCACTACCATCAACAAAAAGGCATATCCAATTATACAGCATAAAGCAGAAAATATCTTAGAATCTGCGCAAGAATTTTCAGAAATATCATCTATTCCTATTGATATTATTTTTTTTGATCTCCCAGGAACTGTTAATAGTCCAGGAATCTTAAAGGCATTGGCAGGGATGAAACATATTTTCACTCCTATCACTGCAGACCGATTAGTTATGGAAAGCACTCTTGTTTTCACACAGCTTTTACAGGATGTAATCATGAAAAAGGGAGAAATATCTCTCAAAAGTATTCATTTGTTTTGGAATCAGGTTGATGGGCGAGAAAGTACTCCTTTGTACAAGATCTACAATGATTTGATTCATCAACTAGGGCTCAATTTAATGGAAAGTCAAATTAAGAATTCTACCCGCTTTAGAAAAGAAAGTGAAGAAAATACAAAGACGGTTTTTCGTTCCACCTTATTACCTGCCGATGAAAATCTAATGAAGGCTTGCAGACTGGATCTTTTTGTCAATGAGTTCTTAAAAATCATTCAAATATAGCTATGGAAAAAGATAATAAGAAAAATATCACCCCTGATATCAATGAAGAACTGATGATGAATTTGATGGTGGATGGTGTAAAAAAAGAAGGCTTAGAGATTACCAAAACGGATATTTCAGAAATTACAAACAATGAGATTGAACACAAAAAAAATATTGCAAATAAGACTTTTCAAAATACCAAAAAGATTTTAAAACTAAAGAATGTAGAGGGTTACGGAGAACAATTTCTTGTCACCCATTCAATGGCAAAGCGAGGAGATAAAAGTATCTATATACGTAAAGAATACCACGAAAGGTTATCCCGCATTATTCAGGTTATAGGAAAAGATGAGATTCCCCTATACGCTTATTTGGATAATATTCTTGAACATCATTTTGAAATATTTGAGGAAGCTATTACATCAGATTTTAATGAACATTTTAAACCTCTTTTTTAACTATGGAAATTCTAATATTACTCTGCCTAATGATTATCATTGCGCTGATGGTACAAGACAAAATAGTCTCTAACAAAAAATCAAAAGAAGAATCAACCCCGAAAATACTTAGGCAATCTTCAAATATAATGGGAAGGTCTAAGAGCATAATTAGACAATCACCTCCAAAGCATTTCGTTGAGAATCCAATAGAAAACCAACCAGATCAAACTTCTACTTTTGATCATGAAATCGACGATAAAAAAGTTGACATTCAAATTCCACAAGAAAAATTAGATGAAGTTTTCCGGAGTAATCCGGATTTTGAAGAAGAGGAAGAAGAATGGACTCAATATCAAATTTTCGATAATGACAACGGTTCAGCAACAGGAGTTACCTTTGAAGAACTAAACTCTCTGGAGACATTTCTTAAAGAACAAAAATTGGAAAAATCCCAAAAGGAAATATTGACAGTTATTGTTGAGAAAATACAGGGAACTGAATTATTCAATCTATTGGAAAATTCCATTGATGGGGCTTCAATAAAAATAGCTGAACTATTGGACAGAA
Coding sequences within it:
- a CDS encoding DNA polymerase III subunit alpha, with amino-acid sequence MFLNCHSYHSLRYGTISIDDLVQQAVDFNIKALALTDINTVTGIYDFYKLCQHHNIKPIVGVDIRVKSELYYICLAKNQKSIGEINRLLTDYNCDDISIPKANPKFENTFVIYPLENIPNQLLEHEFIGIRPEELNHLIKPDLKILIDKMVILQSVTFKTKQEYNLHKILRAIDNNTLISKMADEDYCRKTETFINKKELLDRYLHYPQIIQNTANIINQCSFDFNFETPKNKQYFTDSRETDFKLLTRLAYEGLELKYGKDRAEAKARVEKELKVIEFLKFSAYFLITWDIVQYSNTMGFMHVGRGSGANSIVSYCLGITDICPLELDLYFERFLNLNRKTPPDFDLDWSWQNRDAILEYIFTKYGKEHVAFCGTNVEFKYRSIFREVGKAFGLPKEELDVLATKPITEHDDNSIFKLVHQYGKLLEKFPNQRSMHSCGILISEEPITNFTALEMPPKGFPIVQFDMHTAEDIGFEKFDILSQRGLGTIKDTVELLEKKKGIIIDIKDTTLSKNEAKCNDYLSIGKTIGCFYVESPAMRGLLRRLKCGDYKTLVAASSIIRPGVAQSGMMKEYIFRHNNPTKFEYFHQVFKDELGETYGIMVYQEDVIKIALHFGGLSAPDGDVLRRAMSGKGRSLSALQKVKDHFFESCKELGHPEQLSMEVYRQIESFAGYSFCKAHSASYAVESYQSLYLKVYYPIEFMVCAINNGGGFYRTEVYIHEAKMSGATINNPCINLSEYQTTVYGTDVYLGLMHIEKIEGKISQMIPEERQNNGEYTSLENFIKRIPIGIETLQILIFIGAFRFTGKQKHELLIEARFFFGNDQSAFRHPTLLDEPQKEYKLPTIIRNKFEDAFDEIEILGFPVSFSPFDLLQTKYRGTVMAKDLVKHHKKQIKMLAYLISRKHVPTKRGAMFFGTWIDTEGEYFDTAHFPNCLAEYPFQGGGCYLLLGTVEVDFHFPTLTIHKMAKMPFIPDPRYSMDKEKSLETARSLHEDISMTQRKPYPQEQEINLPRHKMKL
- a CDS encoding cold-shock protein, which translates into the protein MQQGTVKFFNDTKGFGFITPSTGGQDIFVHTSGLVDTIRENDVVTFDLQNGNKGVNAVNVKIA
- the mobB gene encoding conjugal transfer protein MobB, translating into MIAKIGRGHNLYGALAYNQLKVENDNGKILFMNKMIETRDGKYTVAQLSKSFEPYLAANKNTEKTVLHISLNPDPKDKVSDEKFVQIAQEYMDEMGLGEQPFIVFKHTDINRTHIHIVSTGVNQEGKKISDKFEKRRSMKICRELEKKYKLISATNKESLQNEKVFSPLNYQVGDLKSQLASVIRHIPNYYHFQTLGEYNALLSLFNITCEKVEKSEEGVGKNGLFYFALNDKGDKVSQPFKSSLFGKNAGFEALNNHFLKSKETLKSSSFNEKLKETVTLVMKNKPKKLEFTNKLQEMGISTVIRRNTSGRIYGITFIDHQSKSVWNGSRLGKEFSANAFNQIWNEGVNPKKQSSNDDGKIEVTQNNFEILHSEKLHELFGFLHDESDPKVDGFCSILPENHGEDYEELDFENRMKRKRKLPKPKK
- the mobA gene encoding conjugal transfer protein MobA; the protein is MEQKKNVKQNKGGRNPKTNPSIHRHVFRLTDEENAQLLSLFEASGMNNKAKFIIALLFSKEMKSVKIDKGTTDFYMRLTSLFSQFRAVGINYNQIVKLLYSRFTEKKAAAFLYKLEKQTAEMASFCKKIIELTEEFNHNYLQK
- a CDS encoding ParA family protein; its protein translation is MNTKKQPLFIAFSSQKGGVGKSTFTTLLASILHYRLGYNIAVFDSDFPQHSLMKMKTRDLTMVMENQHLKKLAYKQFTTINKKAYPIIQHKAENILESAQEFSEISSIPIDIIFFDLPGTVNSPGILKALAGMKHIFTPITADRLVMESTLVFTQLLQDVIMKKGEISLKSIHLFWNQVDGRESTPLYKIYNDLIHQLGLNLMESQIKNSTRFRKESEENTKTVFRSTLLPADENLMKACRLDLFVNEFLKIIQI
- a CDS encoding DUF3408 domain-containing protein, encoding MEKDNKKNITPDINEELMMNLMVDGVKKEGLEITKTDISEITNNEIEHKKNIANKTFQNTKKILKLKNVEGYGEQFLVTHSMAKRGDKSIYIRKEYHERLSRIIQVIGKDEIPLYAYLDNILEHHFEIFEEAITSDFNEHFKPLF
- a CDS encoding conjugal transfer protein TraD, whose product is MEILILLCLMIIIALMVQDKIVSNKKSKEESTPKILRQSSNIMGRSKSIIRQSPPKHFVENPIENQPDQTSTFDHEIDDKKVDIQIPQEKLDEVFRSNPDFEEEEEEWTQYQIFDNDNGSATGVTFEELNSLETFLKEQKLEKSQKEILTVIVEKIQGTELFNLLENSIDGASIKIAELLDRRLNRGKNTDSSFYQNKKLDEFDIGQFT